A portion of the Elusimicrobiota bacterium genome contains these proteins:
- a CDS encoding 6-carboxytetrahydropterin synthase: MSAKAFVTRRMTFSAGHRLHNDALSAEENRLLYGKCDNPNGHGHNFTVEVTVAGEIDPRSGMVFNLRDLKKVMVEVVEDGLDHKNLNLDVPVFKGVIPTAENIAVVIWDLLAARLPKGALHEVRLVETENNFVSYRG, encoded by the coding sequence ATGAGCGCCAAGGCCTTCGTCACCCGCCGCATGACCTTCTCCGCGGGCCACCGCCTGCACAACGACGCCCTGTCCGCCGAGGAGAACCGCCTCCTCTACGGCAAGTGCGACAACCCCAACGGCCACGGCCACAACTTCACCGTCGAGGTCACGGTCGCCGGCGAGATCGATCCCCGCAGCGGCATGGTGTTCAACCTCCGCGACCTGAAGAAGGTCATGGTCGAGGTCGTCGAGGACGGTCTCGACCACAAGAACCTCAACCTCGACGTCCCCGTGTTCAAGGGCGTGATCCCGACGGCGGAGAACATCGCCGTCGTGATCTGGGACCTGCTCGCCGCGCGCCTGCCGAAGGGCGCCCTCCACGAGGTGAGGCTCGTCGAGACCGAGAACAACTTCGTCTCCTACCGCGGCTAA
- a CDS encoding AarF/ABC1/UbiB kinase family protein, whose product MGGLQVLGRTYRHLNRYREVAAVLAKHGFGDLLHMMRLDSHLEAGLRGFMSRPPVETASRAERVRLALQELGPTFVKAGQYLSTRADLFSAEYLRELSKLQDSVPPFPEEEARRIVEEDLGRPVSKLFTRFDARPLAAASIAQIHAARLADGREVVVKIERPDIRRVVAVDLEIMSHLAAMAEKHSPEWSRRKPTRVISEISRSLDREMDFALEAAHTERFARQFEDDPTVRVPEAHRALSSSRVLTLERVGGIKAGDVAAIERAGLDPRIVAENLGRQYLAMIFDHGFFHADPHPGNLFVQADHVVAYVDFGMTGRLDRATREGLADVFFAVTERDEALLGRALLSLADYDEEPDPRLFVDDMGELMDQYAYRPLAEWRLGRMLEQLFQITARHGVRIPPELYLMVKALTELESLALRLDPRFDAITACAPFVRRVHEERASSGRFAERLADAGRETLDLLASAPSELRELIRQARRGRLLIEFEHKGLEPVLTGLDQASNRLAYALLLGALVIGSALLVHAGIPPHWRGIPVFGLGGFLLSAVMAFWLLLAILRHGRL is encoded by the coding sequence ATGGGCGGCCTGCAGGTCCTGGGGCGGACGTACCGCCACCTGAACCGCTATCGTGAGGTGGCCGCGGTCCTCGCCAAGCACGGCTTCGGCGACCTGCTGCACATGATGCGCCTCGATTCCCATCTCGAGGCCGGCCTGCGCGGCTTCATGAGCCGTCCGCCGGTGGAGACGGCGTCGCGCGCCGAGCGCGTGCGCCTGGCCCTGCAGGAGCTCGGCCCGACCTTCGTCAAGGCCGGGCAGTACCTGTCCACGCGCGCCGACCTGTTCTCCGCCGAGTATCTCCGCGAGCTGTCCAAGCTCCAGGACAGCGTCCCGCCGTTCCCCGAGGAGGAGGCGCGGCGCATCGTCGAGGAGGACCTCGGCCGGCCCGTCTCCAAGCTCTTCACGCGCTTCGACGCCCGCCCGCTCGCGGCGGCCTCGATCGCGCAGATCCACGCGGCCCGCCTGGCGGACGGGCGCGAGGTCGTCGTCAAGATCGAGCGGCCCGACATCCGGCGCGTCGTCGCCGTGGATCTCGAGATCATGTCGCATCTCGCGGCCATGGCCGAGAAGCACTCCCCCGAGTGGAGCCGGCGCAAGCCGACGCGCGTGATCTCCGAGATCTCCCGCTCCCTCGACCGGGAGATGGACTTCGCGCTCGAGGCCGCGCACACCGAGCGCTTCGCCCGCCAGTTCGAGGACGATCCCACGGTCCGCGTCCCCGAGGCGCACCGGGCCCTGAGCTCCTCGCGCGTGCTGACCTTGGAGCGCGTCGGCGGGATCAAGGCCGGGGACGTCGCGGCGATCGAGCGCGCCGGCCTCGATCCCCGGATCGTCGCCGAGAACCTCGGCCGCCAGTACCTCGCGATGATCTTCGACCACGGCTTCTTCCACGCCGACCCGCACCCGGGGAACCTGTTCGTCCAGGCGGACCACGTCGTCGCCTACGTGGACTTCGGCATGACCGGCCGGCTCGACCGCGCGACGCGCGAGGGCCTGGCCGACGTCTTCTTCGCCGTCACGGAGCGCGACGAGGCCCTGCTGGGCCGGGCCCTCCTCTCTCTCGCGGACTACGACGAGGAGCCCGACCCCCGCTTGTTCGTGGACGACATGGGCGAGCTGATGGACCAGTACGCCTACCGTCCCCTCGCCGAGTGGCGCCTGGGACGGATGCTCGAGCAGCTCTTCCAGATCACGGCCCGGCACGGCGTGCGCATCCCGCCCGAGCTCTACCTGATGGTCAAGGCGCTGACCGAGCTCGAGAGCCTCGCGCTGAGGCTGGACCCCCGGTTCGACGCGATCACGGCCTGCGCCCCGTTCGTGCGCCGCGTGCACGAGGAGCGCGCGTCGTCCGGCCGCTTCGCCGAGCGCCTCGCGGACGCCGGACGCGAGACCTTGGACCTGCTGGCCTCGGCGCCCTCCGAGCTGCGGGAGCTCATCCGCCAGGCCCGCCGCGGGCGCCTGCTCATCGAGTTCGAGCACAAGGGCCTCGAGCCGGTCCTGACCGGGCTCGACCAGGCCAGCAACCGCCTCGCCTACGCCCTGCTGCTGGGCGCGCTCGTCATCGGCTCGGCGCTGCTCGTGCACGCCGGCATCCCGCCGCACTGGCGCGGCATCCCGGTGTTCGGCCTGGGCGGCTTCCTGCTGTCGGCCGTGATGGCGTTCTGGCTCCTGCTGGCCATCCTGCGCCACGGACGGCTTTAG
- a CDS encoding Hsp20/alpha crystallin family protein — protein MTTNKRSPRETDGSGWEPVHDILEGVEQAVAGGWYPARRMLMSRLAEAAPSQLALWVPEADVEERADEITVCFALPGVDKADMKVSVTEDMLTVSGRRREEGRAHGAGRRELPRGEFLRRVRLPDQVKPSTARAACRNGILRVTLSRSRVHAGRSVKVE, from the coding sequence GCCGCGAGAGACCGACGGCTCCGGCTGGGAGCCGGTGCACGACATCCTGGAAGGCGTGGAGCAGGCCGTGGCCGGGGGCTGGTACCCGGCGCGCCGCATGCTGATGTCCCGGCTGGCCGAGGCGGCGCCCTCCCAGCTCGCGCTCTGGGTCCCGGAAGCCGACGTGGAGGAGCGCGCCGACGAGATCACGGTCTGCTTCGCCCTCCCCGGCGTGGACAAGGCCGACATGAAGGTCAGCGTCACCGAGGACATGCTCACCGTCAGCGGCCGCCGGCGCGAGGAGGGACGCGCGCACGGGGCGGGGCGGCGCGAGCTGCCGCGGGGCGAGTTCCTGCGCCGGGTGCGCCTGCCCGACCAGGTCAAGCCGTCCACGGCGAGAGCGGCGTGCCGCAACGGGATCCTGCGCGTGACCTTGTCCCGGTCCCGCGTCCACGCCGGCCGGAGCGTCAAAGTCGAATAG